In Arachis stenosperma cultivar V10309 chromosome 1, arast.V10309.gnm1.PFL2, whole genome shotgun sequence, one DNA window encodes the following:
- the LOC130975747 gene encoding uncharacterized protein LOC130975747 translates to MAEQLPPTSSKLFQMVTELRQAMAEENQRMANQIANLNNTRTENNDDRQEETEHQSGPTHVSDTARHEEEQPEHNEKARPENDNNNQESFPRPFTAEVMNFVLPQRFTLPTTLTPYDGLGDPKKYIKKFTSIMIVNGASDKVLCRCFPSYLDGPALDWFCSLPAGSISRFRDISKPFEEHFAGSAIYLHDSNYLNTIKQGQHESLKDYMTHFTKIAISIPDLHPEVELQAIKSGLRPGKFQETIAVAKPKTMAEFREKFNTKRDDIIKEILNSKLIKPPRKVSSYPDSRGADRSKYCSFHQKHGHTTDECIIAKDLLERLARQGHLDKYITGHMQR, encoded by the exons ATGGCTGAACAACTTCCACCCACATCATCTAAACTATTTCAAATGGTGACCGAGTTGCGGCAAGCCATGGCTGAGGAGAACCAAAGAATGGCAAATCAAATTGCCAACTTGAATAACACCCGAACCGAAAATAACGACGACCGACAAGAAGAAACCGAGCATCAGTCAGGGCCGACACACGTCTCTGACACTGCTCGGCACGAAGAGGAGCAACCCGAGCATAATGAAAAAGCTCGGCCAGAGAATGATAACAACAATCAGGAGAGTTTCCCTAGACCATTCACGGCAGAGGTGATGAACTTCGTGCTACCCCAAAGGTTCACCCTGCCGACTACCCTAACTCCCTACGATGGGTTAGGTGATCCGAAGAAATACATCAAGAAATTCACCTCCATAATGATAGTAAACGGTGCATCTGATAAAGTTTTATGTCGTTGCTTTCCATCTTACTTAGACGGTCCTGCACTTGATTGGTTTTGTTCTTTGCCTGCAGGTTCTATTTCTCGGTTTCGAGACATATCAAAGCCCTTTGAGGAGCACTTTGCTGGATCGGCCATCTACCTGCATGACTCCAATTACCTGAACACAATCAAGCAAGGCCAACACGAAAGCCTCAAGGACTACATGACGCACTTCACAAAGATAGCCATAAGTATACCCGACCTCCACCCCGAGGTGGAACTGCAAGCCATAAAGAGCGGATTGCGACCAGGAAAATTCCAGGAAACTATTGCTGTGGCCAAACCTAAAACTATGGCCGAATTCCGCGAAAAG TTCAACACCAAGCGCGATGATATCATCAAGGAAATCTTGAATTCGAAGCTGATCAAACCGCCAAGAAAAGTCAGCAGTTACCCAGATTCAAGAGGCGCGGACAGATCAAAATACTGCTCCTTCCACCAAAAGCACGGACACACTACCGACGAGTGTATCATCGCCAAAGACCTTCTAGAGCGATTAGCTCGGCAAGGCCACCTGGACAAATACATCACTGGCCACATGCAGCGATGA
- the LOC130975756 gene encoding protein NUCLEAR FUSION DEFECTIVE 4-like, whose protein sequence is MLGNSRKWIIVVVTIWLQAFTGTNFDFSQYSSAMKSALNISQMQLNNLATANDMGKLFGWSSGFALMYFPLPAVMFIAAAMGFVSYGLQWLLLQGFIHLPYFLVFVVSVLGGVSICWFNTVCFVLCIRSFPVKRALALSLTVSFNGVSGALYTLAANSIDPSSPTLYLLLNALLPLLVSFAAAFFAPIMPHSPAHHDHSNSNSRDSIMFLVLNLLATLTGLYLLLFASHASAGDVASNRLFLGGAIFLLLLPLFVAYASSWSRPAVHDDDLELHKELIISCKRMLEEEQCGSAVLGRLDFWLYYVTYICGGTIGLVYSNNLGQIAESVGTSCEISTLVMVYASFSFFGRLLSALPDYIGSKLYFARTGWLCIALIPTPVAFTFMALSQTPLALPIGTALIGFSSGFIFAAAVSVTSELFGPNSVAVNHNLLITNIPIGSLVYGFLSALLYDANTNSGVCIGRQCYFWTFVCWACTAVLGLLSSLLLFFRTKHAYQLHDGFVRG, encoded by the exons ATGTTGGGAAATTCTCGCAAGTGGATAATTGTGGTGGTCACCATATGGCTGCAGGCCTTCACCGGCACCAACTTCGATTTCTCGCAGTACTCCTCCGCCATGAAATCCGCCCTCAACATATCGCAGATGCAGCTCAACAACCTAGCCACCGCCAACGACATGGGCAAGCTCTTTGGCTGGTCCTCCGGCTTTGCCCTCATGTACTTCCCTCTTCCTGCCGTCATGTTCATCGCCGCTGCCATGGGCTTTGTCAGCTACGGCCTCCAGTGGCTCCTTCTCCAAGGCTTCATCCACCTCCCTTATTTTCTG GTGTTCGTTGTGAGTGTGTTAGGAGGGGTGAGCATATGTTGGTTCAACACAGTGTGCTTTGTTCTGTGCATAAGGAGCTTCCCCGTGAAGAGAGCACTGGCACTGTCCCTCACTGTCAGCTTCAATGGTGTGAGCGGGGCACTCTACACGCTGGCCGCCAATTCAATAGACCCTTCATCTCCTACTCTCTATCTGCTTCTCAATGCCCTTCTTCCCCTTCTCGTCTCCTTCGCCGCCGCCTTCTTCGCCCCAATTATGCCCCACTCTCCTGCTCATCATGATCACTCTAACAGTAACAGTCGCGACTCCATCATGTTCCTGGTACTCAACTTGCTGGCCACTCTCACTGGCCTCTACCTCCTCCTCTTTGCCTCCCATGCATCCGCGGGGGACGTGGCATCCAACAGGCTCTTCTTGGGGGGCGCcattttccttcttctcttgCCCTTATTCGTTGCTTATGCCAGCTCATGGTCTCGTCCAGCAGTTCATGATGACGACCTCGAGCTGCATAAGGAACTCATCATTAGCTGCAAGAGGATGCTGGAAGAAGAGCAGTGTGGCAGCGCCGTTCTTGGAAGGCTGGATTTCTGGCTCTACTATGTTACCTACATTTGCGGAGGAACTATTGGGCTTGTGTATAGCAATAATCTGGGACAGATTGCGGAGTCAGTGGGCACGAGTTGTGAGATTTCTACACTTGTGATGGTGTATGCCTCCTTTTCCTTCTTCGGTCGCTTGCTTTCGGCTCTACCCGACTATATTGGTAGCAAATTGTACTTTGCAAGGACTGGTTGGCTATGCATTGCACTAATACCCACCCcggttgcattcacattcatggCGCTATCACAAACTCCCCTCGCACTCCCCATAGGCACGGCGTTGATAGGCTTCAGTTCCGGATTCATATTCGCTGCTGCCGTCTCCGTCACGTCGGAACTCTTTGGTCCCAACAGTGTTGCCGTCAATCACAACCTTCTCATAACAAACATCCCAATTGGATCCCTGGTCTACGGCTTCCTGTCCGCCTTACTCTACGACGCCAACACAAATTCCGGCGTGTGCATTGGCAGGCAGTGCTACTTCTGGACTTTTGTGTGCTGGGCTTGCACGGCTGTCCTCGGACtgctttctagtctcctcttgTTCTTCAGAACCAAACATGCATACCAATTACATGATGGTTTTGTAAGAGGATGA